One Polaribacter sp. KT25b DNA segment encodes these proteins:
- a CDS encoding permease yields MDGALEKSISFLLFIFIGVLLKKKISVGDETNGIKSLILTIALPATIFIALLKVKIDGNLILFPILALGLNVILFAITPVLLSLIGINRNSDKGRSARLLLPSLAPGLSCFPFILEFLGDNSLAKAAMADLGNKFFVLFLLYLVALKWHYKNADFEANSLKTKLKSLTKTLLYEPVNIFIIVALILVSFGITLDKIPNFLSSTLTRLSYIMTPLVLLFIGLAVKFKKQQFFQLFSLLLLRAGFTLLLIAGIVFFADISIKKDILVMIAFSLSSASFWPFAHISAVNFREQKENNCEKTFDPNFALSILALSLPISVILILGILTAGNTFTSINNILILGVCLSFIGIIYPIILKIKSRFSVSKIDGKTSKKRSVEFLADK; encoded by the coding sequence ATGGATGGAGCTTTAGAAAAATCCATTTCATTTTTGCTGTTTATTTTTATAGGAGTTCTTTTAAAAAAGAAAATATCTGTTGGAGATGAGACGAATGGAATAAAAAGTTTAATTCTAACTATTGCTTTACCTGCAACCATTTTTATAGCGCTTTTAAAGGTTAAAATTGATGGAAATTTAATCCTTTTTCCAATATTGGCTTTAGGTTTAAATGTAATTCTCTTTGCAATTACACCTGTTTTGCTTTCGTTAATTGGCATAAATAGAAATTCTGATAAAGGAAGAAGTGCAAGATTATTACTACCTTCTTTAGCACCTGGCTTATCTTGCTTTCCTTTTATTTTAGAATTTTTAGGTGATAATTCTTTGGCAAAAGCTGCAATGGCTGATTTAGGAAACAAGTTTTTTGTCTTATTTCTACTTTATTTAGTGGCTTTAAAATGGCATTATAAAAATGCAGATTTCGAAGCAAACTCGCTTAAAACAAAACTAAAATCGCTAACAAAAACATTGTTATACGAGCCTGTTAATATCTTTATAATAGTAGCATTAATTCTAGTTTCCTTTGGAATTACTTTAGATAAAATTCCTAACTTTTTATCAAGTACTCTCACAAGATTGAGTTATATAATGACGCCTTTGGTGTTACTTTTTATTGGTTTGGCTGTAAAGTTTAAAAAACAACAATTTTTTCAATTGTTTTCTTTATTACTTTTAAGAGCAGGATTTACGTTACTTTTAATTGCTGGTATTGTATTTTTTGCAGATATTTCTATAAAAAAAGACATCTTAGTAATGATTGCTTTTTCATTAAGCTCAGCTAGTTTTTGGCCATTTGCTCATATTTCTGCAGTAAATTTTAGAGAACAAAAAGAAAACAACTGCGAAAAAACTTTCGACCCAAATTTTGCATTATCTATTCTTGCTCTTTCTTTGCCTATTTCTGTAATTTTAATTTTAGGAATTTTAACAGCAGGTAATACTTTTACAAGCATAAATAATATCTTGATTTTAGGCGTATGTTTATCTTTTATAGGGATAATTTATCCAATAATTTTAAAAATAAAATCTAGATTTTCTGTTTCTAAAATTGATGGTAAAACTTCAAAAAAAAGATCTGTTGAGTTTTTAGCTGATAAATAA
- the ahcY gene encoding adenosylhomocysteinase produces the protein MSTKTATYIPFKVKDISLADWGRKEINLAEAEMPGLMSLREEFKDSQPLKGARIAGCLHMTIQTAVLIETLQALGAEVTWSSCNIFSTQDQAAAAIAATGTQVYAWKGLSEEEFDWCIEQTLFFGEDKKPLNLILDDGGDLTNMVLDKYPELAAGINGLSEETTTGVHRLYDRVKAGTLPMPAINVNDSVTKSKFDNKYGCRESAVDAIRRATDIMLAGKRVTVCGYGDVGKGTAASFKGAGSIVTVTEIDPICALQAAMDGFEVKKLETVIANSDIIITTTGNKDIIQGRHFEAMKDKVIVCNIGHFDNEIDMAWLNENHGKTKDTIKPQVDRYNINGNDIIVLAEGRLVNLGCATGHPSFVMSNSFTNQTLAQIELWTNKDAYENDVYMLPKHLDEKVAKLHLAKIGVELTELRPDQASYIGVTVEGPFKPEHYRY, from the coding sequence ATGAGCACAAAAACCGCTACTTATATACCTTTTAAAGTAAAAGATATTTCTTTGGCAGATTGGGGAAGAAAAGAAATTAATTTGGCAGAAGCAGAAATGCCAGGATTAATGTCTTTAAGAGAAGAATTTAAAGATAGCCAACCTTTAAAAGGTGCTAGAATTGCTGGATGTTTACACATGACAATTCAAACAGCCGTTTTAATAGAAACTTTACAAGCATTAGGAGCAGAAGTTACTTGGAGTTCTTGTAATATTTTTTCTACACAAGACCAAGCTGCTGCTGCAATTGCTGCAACAGGAACGCAAGTATACGCTTGGAAAGGTTTAAGTGAAGAAGAATTTGACTGGTGTATAGAACAAACTTTATTCTTTGGAGAAGATAAAAAACCATTAAATTTAATTTTAGATGATGGTGGAGATTTAACAAACATGGTTTTAGATAAATATCCAGAATTAGCTGCAGGAATCAATGGTTTATCAGAAGAAACAACAACAGGAGTTCACAGATTGTACGATAGAGTTAAAGCAGGAACTTTACCAATGCCAGCAATTAATGTAAACGATTCTGTTACTAAATCTAAGTTCGATAATAAATATGGTTGTAGAGAATCTGCAGTAGATGCAATTCGTAGAGCAACAGATATTATGTTAGCGGGTAAACGTGTTACTGTTTGTGGTTATGGTGATGTAGGTAAAGGTACAGCTGCTTCTTTTAAAGGTGCAGGTTCTATTGTTACAGTTACAGAAATCGACCCAATTTGTGCATTACAAGCTGCAATGGACGGTTTTGAAGTTAAAAAATTAGAAACTGTTATAGCAAATTCTGATATTATTATTACAACAACAGGTAACAAAGATATTATTCAAGGTCGTCATTTCGAAGCAATGAAAGACAAAGTTATTGTGTGTAATATTGGGCATTTTGATAATGAAATTGATATGGCTTGGTTAAATGAAAACCACGGTAAGACTAAAGATACAATCAAACCACAAGTTGATAGATATAATATTAACGGTAATGATATTATTGTTTTAGCAGAAGGGCGTTTGGTAAATTTAGGTTGCGCAACTGGTCATCCAAGTTTTGTAATGAGTAACTCATTTACAAACCAAACTTTGGCTCAAATAGAATTGTGGACAAATAAAGATGCTTACGAAAACGACGTGTATATGTTGCCAAAACATTTAGATGAAAAAGTAGCAAAATTACACTTAGCAAAAATAGGAGTAGAGCTTACAGAATTAAGACCAGATCAAGCATCTTATATTGGTGTAACTGTAGAAGGTCCTTTTAAACCAGAACATTATAGATACTAA
- a CDS encoding 4'-phosphopantetheinyl transferase superfamily protein: MALYKTLTINKTTKVLIWKIEETINELKTGITLSENSKIRLDAMKSNLHQKGFLSIRHLLKELNLTDADVYYDEFGKPNLTNGSYISITHSFNFTAIIFSDERPVGIDVEKQREKILKIAHKFTPIEEYKTIANVDALISKLTIVWGAKESLYKIFGKKKIRFLHHIYVDDFNFADNKTIGEIRFDGKTDSYTIEFLEFEGFTCVYAY; the protein is encoded by the coding sequence ATGGCTCTTTACAAAACATTAACGATTAACAAAACTACTAAAGTCCTAATTTGGAAGATAGAAGAAACTATAAATGAATTAAAAACAGGAATTACTTTATCTGAAAATAGTAAAATACGATTAGATGCTATGAAGTCTAATTTGCACCAAAAAGGTTTTTTAAGCATTAGACATTTACTAAAAGAACTTAATTTAACCGATGCTGATGTTTATTATGACGAATTTGGAAAACCTAATTTAACAAACGGAAGCTATATTTCTATTACACATTCTTTTAATTTTACTGCAATTATTTTTTCTGATGAAAGACCTGTAGGAATTGATGTTGAAAAACAGCGTGAAAAAATATTAAAGATTGCTCATAAATTCACACCAATTGAAGAGTACAAAACCATTGCAAATGTTGATGCTTTAATAAGTAAATTAACCATTGTTTGGGGTGCAAAAGAGAGTTTATACAAAATTTTCGGAAAGAAAAAAATCCGTTTTCTGCATCATATTTATGTTGATGATTTTAATTTTGCTGATAATAAAACTATTGGTGAAATTCGTTTTGATGGTAAAACAGATTCTTATACTATTGAGTTTTTAGAGTTTGAAGGTTTTACTTGTGTTTATGCGTATTAG
- the pnuC gene encoding nicotinamide riboside transporter PnuC, giving the protein MSEIFNSLFGQYKTYETIDIVLEIIAVIFGFLSVWYSKQNKIWVFPTGMISTLIFVYLLLKWELLGDMLINGYYFIMSVYGWYIWTYKSDGEHETPISTTTTKEKKLSVFIFIATLIFVYAVYSYFEKWTSWTAYVDTVTTAIFFVGMWLMAKRKIENWIYWIIGDIISAPLYFYKGFTFTSFQYLIFTFIAISGYLAWKKSLNKNPSTL; this is encoded by the coding sequence ATGTCAGAAATTTTTAATTCACTTTTTGGACAATACAAAACCTATGAAACAATAGACATTGTACTAGAAATTATTGCAGTAATCTTTGGATTTTTATCAGTTTGGTATTCTAAACAAAATAAAATTTGGGTTTTCCCTACAGGAATGATTAGCACCTTAATTTTTGTTTACTTACTTTTAAAATGGGAACTTTTAGGAGATATGTTAATTAACGGTTATTACTTTATAATGAGCGTTTATGGTTGGTATATTTGGACATATAAAAGCGATGGCGAACATGAAACTCCGATTTCGACAACGACAACAAAAGAAAAAAAATTAAGTGTTTTCATTTTTATAGCAACACTTATTTTTGTGTACGCTGTGTATTCTTATTTTGAAAAATGGACAAGTTGGACTGCTTATGTAGACACAGTTACAACAGCAATTTTCTTTGTAGGAATGTGGTTAATGGCAAAACGAAAAATAGAAAACTGGATTTATTGGATTATTGGAGACATTATCTCTGCTCCATTATATTTTTATAAAGGATTTACTTTTACTAGTTTTCAATATTTAATATTTACATTTATAGCAATATCTGGTTATTTAGCATGGAAAAAAAGCTTAAACAAAAACCCATCAACCTTGTAA
- a CDS encoding AAA family ATPase yields the protein MEKKLKQKPINLVKVVLFGPESSGKTTLSRQLARYYHTVWAPEYAREYLQNKWNNERKTCEAEDLIPIAIGQMKLENKLAKRADKILICDTDLLETKVYSEEFYGGFVDELLNKAANENKYDLYLLTYIDTPWEEDDLRDRPEQRLEMFNAFETALKTHNRPYILLKGDRETRLKNATEAIDKIISEKENLHSFSDSLLDIDMHFLHQNNDFGTNLDY from the coding sequence ATGGAAAAAAAGCTTAAACAAAAACCCATCAACCTTGTAAAGGTTGTTTTATTTGGACCTGAATCTTCAGGAAAAACAACACTTTCTCGTCAATTAGCACGTTATTACCACACTGTTTGGGCGCCAGAATATGCACGTGAATATTTACAAAATAAATGGAATAACGAACGTAAAACTTGTGAAGCAGAAGATTTAATTCCTATTGCAATTGGGCAAATGAAATTGGAAAATAAATTGGCTAAAAGAGCTGATAAAATTTTAATTTGCGACACCGATTTACTAGAAACCAAAGTATATTCAGAAGAATTTTATGGTGGTTTTGTTGATGAATTGTTAAACAAAGCTGCAAACGAAAATAAATATGATTTATATCTTTTAACATATATAGATACACCTTGGGAAGAAGATGATTTACGAGACAGACCAGAACAACGTTTAGAAATGTTTAATGCTTTTGAAACTGCTTTAAAAACACATAACAGACCTTATATTTTGTTAAAAGGAGATAGAGAAACGCGTTTAAAAAATGCAACTGAAGCTATTGATAAAATTATTTCTGAGAAAGAAAACTTACATTCTTTTTCTGATTCTTTATTAGATATAGACATGCATTTTTTACATCAAAATAACGATTTTGGCACTAATTTAGATTATTAA
- the arfB gene encoding alternative ribosome rescue aminoacyl-tRNA hydrolase ArfB, producing MNSETIIKELSFKAIRSSGAGGQHVNKTSSKIELTFDLESSNSLSEDEIILLKTKLSSRLTNESLLILFCDESRSQHRNKDIVIKRFLELIKTNLIRPKKRRPTKPSKSSILKNAEKNKRNSLKKNLRKKPKFE from the coding sequence ATGAATTCAGAAACAATTATAAAAGAACTTAGTTTTAAAGCCATTAGAAGTTCTGGTGCTGGCGGGCAACACGTAAATAAAACGTCTTCTAAAATTGAACTCACTTTTGATTTAGAAAGCTCTAATTCTTTGTCTGAAGATGAAATAATTCTTTTAAAAACAAAGCTTTCATCAAGATTAACAAATGAAAGTCTATTAATTTTATTTTGTGATGAATCTCGTTCTCAACACAGAAATAAAGATATTGTTATTAAACGTTTTTTAGAGTTGATAAAAACAAATTTAATTAGACCAAAAAAAAGAAGACCTACTAAACCTAGTAAATCTTCTATCTTAAAAAATGCAGAAAAGAATAAAAGAAATTCGCTTAAAAAAAACTTAAGAAAAAAACCAAAATTCGAGTAA
- a CDS encoding TonB-dependent receptor, translating to MFASILANAQTFTLKGKVVDENNESLPGATILVKENNQGTSTDFNGKFQLNLIKGEYTIKVSFIGYKTITKEISLVKNDEIEIVLLPNSTVLEEVLVSAVRVKADAPVTHSNLSKKEIAKRNLGQDIPVLLNYMPSVISSSDAGAGVGYTYIRVRGSDASRVNVTVNGIPYNDAESQGTFWVNMGDFASSTQSLQLQRGVGTSTNGSGAFGASLNILTDAISEEAGGEISNSFGSYGTRKHTVKFTTGKVNDHFEFAGRLSNIYSDGYVDRAFADLKSYFLQGSYSDENTLIKALAFGGSEKTYQAWYGLEADQLEENRRQNPYTYDNETDNYWQDHYQLHWNEKLNDNWSTNIGLNYTSGKGYFEQFKGESAVSKYNNIVSPTTVTWDEKPATDVIVRRWLDNHFYVFNGNTTYKKEQLEIVSGFSYSNYKGDHFGEVIWAKEFAPTANIRDQYYFSDASKKDFSVFSKATFNISDEFKAFVDLQGRFVNYKTDGLTSDRNTLNVEEKFNFFNPKIGLTHTINKNNSLYISYAKANKEPNRNDYKNGEDVKYESLNDYELGWRLKNNTIQLNTNLYYMSYNNQLIQTGGLNDVGDYLRENVKDSYRLGLEIDANVKVSGQFSINQNLTLSSNKINNFMLDRDGTITNIGTTNIAFSPDVIASNALVYYPTENFQVSLLSKFVGEQYLSNTDTEASKLDSYFTSDLNFVYEIKTSSIFKSITFTGVVNNIFNKEYEDRGYTYLDYWSGPTSFEVQGYFPQATRNFLVGVTMKF from the coding sequence TTGTTTGCAAGTATACTTGCAAACGCCCAGACATTTACACTTAAAGGAAAAGTAGTAGATGAAAACAATGAATCTTTACCAGGAGCAACTATTTTGGTAAAAGAAAACAACCAAGGAACTTCTACAGATTTTAATGGTAAATTTCAATTAAATCTTATAAAAGGAGAGTACACAATTAAAGTTTCATTTATTGGCTACAAAACGATTACTAAAGAAATTTCTTTGGTCAAAAATGATGAAATCGAAATTGTTTTATTACCAAATTCAACAGTTTTAGAAGAAGTTTTAGTTTCTGCAGTTCGTGTAAAAGCAGATGCACCTGTTACACATTCTAATTTATCTAAAAAAGAAATTGCAAAACGTAATTTAGGTCAAGATATTCCTGTGTTATTAAATTACATGCCTTCTGTAATTTCTTCTTCAGATGCTGGTGCTGGTGTTGGTTATACTTACATTCGTGTTCGTGGTTCTGATGCTTCTCGTGTAAATGTTACTGTAAACGGAATTCCTTATAACGATGCAGAAAGTCAAGGTACTTTTTGGGTAAATATGGGCGATTTTGCTTCTTCTACTCAAAGTTTACAATTACAACGTGGTGTTGGTACATCTACTAACGGTTCTGGTGCATTTGGAGCAAGTTTAAATATTTTAACTGATGCTATTTCTGAAGAAGCTGGTGGAGAAATCTCTAATTCTTTTGGTTCTTACGGAACTAGAAAGCATACGGTAAAATTTACTACAGGAAAAGTAAACGATCATTTTGAGTTTGCAGGACGTTTATCTAATATTTATTCTGATGGTTATGTAGATAGAGCCTTTGCAGATTTAAAATCTTACTTTTTACAAGGAAGTTATTCTGATGAAAACACATTAATAAAAGCACTTGCATTTGGTGGAAGCGAAAAAACTTATCAAGCTTGGTACGGTTTAGAAGCAGATCAATTAGAAGAAAACAGACGTCAAAATCCATATACTTACGATAATGAAACTGATAACTATTGGCAAGATCATTATCAATTACATTGGAATGAAAAATTAAATGATAATTGGTCTACTAATATTGGTTTAAATTATACAAGTGGAAAAGGATATTTTGAACAATTTAAAGGCGAAAGTGCTGTATCTAAATATAATAATATTGTAAGCCCAACAACAGTAACTTGGGATGAAAAACCTGCAACAGACGTTATTGTTCGTCGTTGGTTAGACAATCATTTTTATGTATTTAATGGAAATACAACGTACAAAAAAGAACAACTAGAAATTGTATCTGGTTTTTCTTACAGTAACTATAAAGGAGACCATTTTGGAGAAGTAATTTGGGCTAAAGAATTTGCTCCAACTGCAAATATTAGAGATCAATATTATTTTAGTGATGCCTCTAAAAAAGACTTTAGCGTTTTTTCAAAAGCTACTTTTAATATTTCTGATGAATTTAAAGCTTTTGTTGATTTACAAGGACGTTTTGTAAATTATAAAACAGATGGTTTAACTTCTGATAGAAACACATTAAATGTTGAAGAGAAATTTAACTTCTTTAATCCGAAGATTGGATTAACACATACAATTAACAAAAATAATAGTTTGTATATTTCTTATGCAAAAGCAAATAAAGAGCCTAATAGAAATGATTATAAAAATGGAGAAGATGTAAAATACGAATCTTTAAATGATTATGAACTTGGTTGGCGTTTAAAAAATAATACGATACAATTAAACACCAATCTATACTATATGTCTTATAATAATCAATTGATACAAACTGGTGGTTTAAATGATGTTGGAGATTATTTACGTGAAAATGTAAAAGATAGTTATCGTTTAGGTTTAGAAATTGATGCAAATGTTAAAGTATCAGGCCAATTTAGTATAAATCAAAACCTAACCTTAAGTAGTAATAAAATTAACAATTTTATGCTAGATAGAGATGGAACAATAACAAATATTGGCACAACTAATATTGCTTTTTCTCCAGATGTTATTGCAAGTAATGCTCTTGTTTATTATCCAACAGAAAATTTTCAAGTTTCATTATTATCTAAATTTGTTGGAGAACAATATTTAAGTAACACAGATACTGAAGCCTCTAAATTAGATAGTTATTTTACAAGTGATTTAAATTTCGTATATGAAATTAAAACATCATCTATTTTTAAATCTATAACATTTACGGGTGTTGTAAATAACATCTTTAATAAAGAATATGAAGATAGAGGTTATACCTATTTAGATTATTGGTCAGGACCA